Proteins from a single region of Runella sp. SP2:
- the gcvT gene encoding glycine cleavage system aminomethyltransferase GcvT, with the protein MTEQLKTVPLNDLHQQLGAKMVPFAGYVMPVRYSSDLEEHHCVRNGVGVFDVSHMGEFIVKGPKALDLIQRVSANDASVLFDGKIQYSYLPNGKGGVVDDLLVYRVSADEYFLVVNASNIEKDWNWIQGQNTEGVEMHNISDDLCLFAVQGPKAAEALQSLTEVNLAEMDYYTFVKGTFAGLPDIIISATGYTGAGGFELYIPKESAVEVWNAIFEAGKELGIKPIGLGARDTLRLEMGYCLYGNDIDDTTSPLEAGLGWVTKFTKNFIDSDVLLAQKQAGLANKLVGFEMIDRGIPRGHYELCDAEGNVIGHVTSGTQSPTLSKGIGLGYVPLANSKVGSEIFVKVRERLLKAQVVKLPFVKPTV; encoded by the coding sequence ATGACTGAGCAACTAAAAACAGTTCCTCTTAACGACCTACACCAACAGTTGGGGGCAAAAATGGTACCATTTGCGGGCTACGTAATGCCTGTTCGTTATTCGTCTGACCTCGAAGAACATCACTGCGTTCGCAACGGCGTGGGTGTGTTTGATGTGTCGCACATGGGTGAGTTTATTGTCAAAGGCCCTAAAGCTTTGGACTTGATTCAGCGTGTGTCGGCCAACGACGCTTCGGTTCTCTTTGACGGGAAAATTCAATACAGTTACCTTCCCAACGGAAAAGGCGGAGTAGTTGACGATTTGTTGGTGTATCGAGTGAGTGCGGATGAATACTTTTTGGTCGTCAATGCTTCTAACATCGAAAAAGATTGGAACTGGATTCAGGGCCAAAATACCGAAGGTGTTGAAATGCACAACATCTCGGACGACCTTTGCTTGTTTGCCGTTCAAGGCCCCAAAGCTGCCGAAGCACTTCAGTCATTGACGGAAGTAAACTTGGCAGAAATGGACTATTACACCTTTGTGAAAGGTACGTTTGCGGGTTTGCCTGACATCATCATCTCTGCCACTGGTTATACAGGTGCGGGTGGTTTTGAGTTGTATATTCCAAAAGAATCAGCAGTTGAAGTCTGGAATGCGATTTTTGAGGCAGGCAAAGAGTTGGGCATTAAGCCAATTGGCCTTGGTGCACGCGATACCCTTCGTTTAGAAATGGGTTACTGTTTGTACGGAAACGATATTGACGATACCACTTCGCCGTTGGAGGCGGGACTGGGTTGGGTTACTAAGTTTACCAAAAACTTCATTGACTCAGACGTGCTTCTTGCCCAAAAACAAGCGGGTCTTGCCAACAAATTGGTGGGTTTTGAAATGATTGACCGTGGAATCCCACGTGGGCACTACGAATTGTGCGATGCCGAAGGAAACGTGATTGGACACGTAACCTCAGGAACGCAGTCGCCGACGTTGTCAAAAGGAATTGGACTTGGCTATGTTCCGTTGGCAAACAGTAAAGTAGGAAGCGAAATTTTTGTGAAAGTACGTGAGCGTTTGCTCAAAGCCCAAGTGGTGAAATTGCCTTTTGTAAAACCAACGGTCTAA
- a CDS encoding HBL/NHE enterotoxin family protein has protein sequence MINAQLSPPPGFTASVQTTGTSIGSINAACQNVQIMPTYSSPYAPSLQQDISNAKAVANQWTSDILRQVMASLEGIVGFNDLFQSVFNGLYNIAEAIAKGDTTQIAQFQFFLSALQQATQAQETQVNSTQTALTNYLIQVDNTMRALNNDNLQLQNAVNSLNAQMRSLEQQMSDVQRKINEESSNPFSELWYKLTGQLDSLKNEQAQLNNELNNINQQSYQAQNALHVVTSYQNSFGQIQGGINGLATGWESLNADLKETISDENISDYNAFTPALVQAASSDWQQVANLANSFMR, from the coding sequence ATGATAAATGCCCAATTATCTCCGCCGCCTGGTTTTACGGCCAGTGTCCAGACCACAGGGACATCCATTGGCAGCATTAACGCTGCTTGCCAGAATGTTCAAATCATGCCCACCTACAGTTCTCCGTATGCACCTAGCTTACAACAGGACATATCAAACGCCAAAGCAGTAGCCAATCAATGGACGAGTGACATCCTTCGGCAAGTGATGGCCTCACTAGAAGGTATCGTTGGCTTTAATGACTTATTTCAGAGCGTATTCAATGGGCTTTACAACATCGCAGAAGCCATAGCGAAAGGAGACACTACTCAAATCGCCCAATTTCAATTTTTTCTGTCGGCGCTACAACAAGCTACTCAAGCCCAAGAAACCCAAGTAAACTCAACACAAACCGCCCTCACCAATTATTTGATTCAGGTGGATAATACGATGCGAGCGCTCAACAACGACAATTTGCAATTACAAAATGCAGTCAACAGTCTGAATGCTCAAATGCGAAGCCTCGAACAGCAAATGAGTGATGTTCAAAGGAAAATTAACGAAGAAAGTAGCAATCCATTTTCAGAGTTATGGTATAAACTCACGGGCCAGCTTGATAGCCTAAAAAACGAGCAGGCCCAACTCAACAATGAATTAAATAACATCAATCAGCAGTCTTATCAAGCCCAAAATGCGTTGCACGTCGTCACTTCTTACCAAAATTCGTTTGGACAAATTCAAGGAGGAATCAACGGACTCGCTACTGGCTGGGAATCCCTCAATGCTGACTTAAAGGAGACAATTTCTGACGAGAACATCAGTGATTACAACGCCTTTACGCCCGCATTGGTACAGGCGGCCTCCTCCGATTGGCAGCAAGTCGCCAACCTAGCCAATTCATTTATGCGCTAA
- a CDS encoding HBL/NHE enterotoxin family protein, which yields MALASDVNIGSSDVQTGMSNSMSASIMLQTYTNTVLQTPDIKLPSQVDTDSKSTVVEDLPAHQALARTNATYYLNTLNPLIVNTIADVIGFGNLWSAEYSLLYSLAESIDQGDNANTFTQGMNNLINKTQKAEASTQPVIDALNAFLPLIQTDERNFNQDATNVNNALGGEQGEIAQLQKEIAAYNTAMNKDLAIIGAGATADVVGGLMIVVGILGEIETAGVSTALIVGGLAVVAGGTTAMGVAGADYTKTKKAYADATAQLAQDQQVMTATQQAAATISTLVNAVAQGISAVESLQKGWNSLQADFNQVIQALEQADDPSLGAWLTSLLSAANADWTTTLELAKSIQQYGTLPVQKSTN from the coding sequence ATGGCACTTGCATCAGATGTAAACATCGGCAGTTCAGACGTACAAACAGGAATGAGCAATAGTATGTCAGCTTCTATTATGCTCCAAACGTACACCAACACGGTATTACAAACTCCTGACATAAAACTTCCGTCCCAAGTTGATACCGATTCCAAAAGTACCGTAGTTGAAGATTTGCCCGCTCACCAAGCCCTTGCCCGTACCAACGCCACTTATTACCTAAACACCCTCAACCCACTCATTGTCAATACGATTGCCGATGTTATTGGGTTTGGCAATCTATGGTCGGCCGAATATAGTCTTTTGTATTCGTTAGCTGAAAGCATTGACCAAGGGGACAATGCCAATACGTTTACCCAAGGAATGAATAATCTGATCAATAAAACGCAAAAAGCCGAAGCAAGCACGCAGCCTGTTATTGATGCGCTTAATGCCTTTTTGCCGTTGATTCAGACGGATGAGCGCAACTTTAATCAAGATGCCACCAATGTAAACAATGCCTTGGGGGGCGAGCAGGGTGAAATTGCCCAATTGCAAAAAGAGATTGCTGCGTACAATACCGCCATGAACAAAGACCTCGCCATCATTGGTGCTGGTGCTACCGCCGACGTGGTGGGTGGATTGATGATTGTGGTAGGGATTTTAGGTGAAATCGAAACCGCTGGCGTAAGTACAGCCCTAATTGTTGGAGGTCTTGCCGTAGTCGCAGGTGGAACCACCGCAATGGGGGTAGCAGGGGCCGACTACACTAAAACCAAAAAAGCCTACGCAGATGCCACCGCCCAATTGGCCCAAGACCAACAAGTGATGACGGCTACCCAACAAGCCGCTGCTACGATTTCGACCCTCGTCAATGCCGTTGCCCAAGGAATTTCAGCCGTTGAAAGCTTACAAAAAGGATGGAACTCATTGCAAGCAGATTTCAATCAAGTGATTCAAGCTTTGGAACAAGCCGATGATCCAAGTTTAGGGGCTTGGTTGACAAGTTTACTTTCTGCCGCAAACGCCGACTGGACAACGACGCTCGAACTTGCCAAGAGCATCCAACAGTACGGAACACTGCCAGTTCAGAAATCAACAAACTAA
- a CDS encoding HBL/NHE enterotoxin family protein, translating into MTNAFSAAPIAVATANIATSSILLQNYSQAISNQPEVTLESVPEFTEDQKSVQQNALFCLNKITPELVALSAQDIGFANEFLQMYPRLLSDAQLIDDATADANARTNATHDFCAGVNQLIITINNGTATRNSMARDLTQFIDLSASNQTDLDADLEVAQKQLLGNDITKLQAQLATIQQAIDSDNQIVASGGVYGVVAGLKIGVAILVGWYKDPAKGFNTILGEIQGIVQESDKHSAALADLTTQNQAYMDTITQLLYDEAVYAVVQNLAFNTDLLAAHAKGAALAVQAYADGWNSLAGSLADIYNRLQKGPTVTLNLAQSLQGAQPEWTSLLAQALAFQQMGIIPIDVKDISNS; encoded by the coding sequence ATGACCAACGCATTTTCAGCGGCTCCGATTGCAGTAGCTACTGCAAACATTGCCACCTCCTCCATCCTGCTTCAGAATTACAGTCAAGCCATTTCTAATCAGCCAGAAGTCACGCTTGAATCAGTCCCTGAATTTACGGAAGATCAAAAAAGTGTTCAGCAAAACGCGCTTTTCTGCCTAAACAAAATCACGCCAGAATTAGTCGCTTTGTCGGCTCAGGACATCGGCTTTGCAAACGAATTTCTCCAAATGTACCCTCGTTTGCTCAGTGATGCCCAGCTTATTGACGATGCTACCGCCGATGCCAATGCCCGCACCAATGCCACCCATGATTTTTGTGCGGGGGTAAATCAGCTCATCATTACCATCAACAACGGTACGGCTACCCGAAACAGCATGGCTAGGGATTTAACCCAGTTCATCGACTTATCAGCGAGCAATCAAACCGACTTAGATGCCGACCTCGAAGTAGCTCAAAAACAACTTCTAGGTAACGATATCACTAAGCTTCAGGCCCAACTTGCGACGATTCAACAAGCGATTGATTCCGACAACCAAATTGTAGCCTCTGGGGGAGTGTATGGAGTTGTTGCAGGGTTAAAAATTGGCGTAGCCATTCTAGTAGGCTGGTACAAAGACCCTGCAAAGGGCTTTAATACGATTTTGGGCGAAATTCAGGGAATTGTGCAAGAATCTGATAAACACAGCGCCGCATTGGCCGACCTGACTACCCAAAATCAGGCTTACATGGATACAATTACGCAGTTGCTTTACGATGAGGCCGTGTATGCCGTTGTTCAAAACCTTGCCTTCAATACCGACTTGCTGGCAGCCCATGCCAAAGGCGCGGCGTTGGCGGTTCAGGCGTACGCCGACGGCTGGAACTCACTAGCAGGAAGCCTAGCAGATATCTACAATCGACTCCAAAAAGGCCCTACCGTCACCCTCAATTTAGCCCAATCGCTTCAAGGTGCTCAACCCGAATGGACCAGTTTATTGGCACAAGCACTCGCCTTCCAGCAAATGGGCATCATCCCCATTGATGTTAAAGACATCAGCAACTCCTAA